A genomic window from Denticeps clupeoides chromosome 11, fDenClu1.1, whole genome shotgun sequence includes:
- the zdhhc12a gene encoding palmitoyltransferase ZDHHC12-A isoform X2, producing the protein MCQRVFRAGCAVRAGHVAVTWVVSWTLFLHDTDLRRCEEKGELARPAGFALLVLLSVLLYFAASLMDPGFVRADCELTATSDGHAELEDMMPGASTSCQLRRCGYCLLLPMRAKHCRVCKHCVRRYDHHCPWIGNCVGERNHRWFLLYLVAQLLALLWAVQTSWSGIIFAPTWKLWLTQNVFLLAALAFTGVFSGVVILLLGSHLYLASISTTTWEFMSRHRISYLKNFDMDENPFDRGVMCNLWNFFCVCRTVTWEKVHSRFSRNSL; encoded by the exons ATGTGCCAGAGAGTATTCCGGGCCGGCTGCGCGGTCCGGGCCGGGCACGTCGCGGTCACCTGGGTCGTGAGCTGGACCCTGTTCCTGCACGACACGG ATCTGCGGAGGTGCGAGGAGAAGGGGGAGCTCGCCCGGCCGGCGGGGTTCgccctgctggtgctgctgtccGTGCTGCTGTACTTCGCCGCTTCCCTCATGGACCCGGGCTTCGTTCGCGCAGACTGCGAGCTGACG GCAACCTCTGATGGCCATGCAGAGCTGGAGGACATGATGCCCGGAGCTTCTACGTCATGCCAGCTTCGGAGGTGTGGATACTGTTTACTCCTG CCAATGAGGGCCAAGCACTGTCGGGTGTGCAAGCATTGTGTGAGACGGTatgaccaccactgcccttggaTAGGGAACTGTGTTGGTGAGAGAAATCACCGATGGTTCCTCCTCTACCTTGTTGCCCAGCTCCTGGCGCTGCTCTGGGCTGTGCAGACGTCTTG GTCAGGCATCATCTTTGCACCGACATGGAAGTTGTGGTtgacacaaaatgtatttctcttGGCGGCTCTGGCCTTCACTGGAGTCTTCTCAGGTGTGGTGATTCTCCTGCTTGGCTCCCATCTGTACCTGGCCTCCATCAGCACCACCACCTGGGAGTTCATGTCCCGCCACCGTATTTCATACTTGAAAAACTTTGATATGGATGAAAACCCTTTTGACAGGGGAGTCATGTGTAACCTGTggaactttttttgtgtttgtcgtACTGTGACTTGGGAGAAGGTTCATTCCAGATTTAGTAGAAACTCATTGTGA
- the seta gene encoding SET nuclear proto-oncogene a, which yields MSASAAKVSKKELNSNHDGAEETSEKEQQEAIEHIDEVQNEIDRLNEQASEEILKVEQKYNKLRQPFFQKRSELIAKIPNFWVTTFVNHPQVSALLGEEDEEALHYLTRVEVTEFEDIKSGYRIDFYFDENQYFENKVLSKEFHLNESGDPTSKSTEIKWKSGKDLTNRPSQTQSKAGRKRQHEEPESFFTWFTDHSDSGADELGEVIKDDIWPNPLQYYLVPDMDDEGEGEDDDDDEEGLEDIDEEGEDDGEEDDEDEDGDEGEDDDGEDD from the exons ATGTCGGCCTCGGCGGCTAAAGTGAGTAAAAAGGAGCTGAACTCGAACCACGACGGAGCGGAGGAGACCTCTG AAAAAGAGCAACAGGAAGCTATTGAACACATCGACGAAGTACAGAATGAAATTGACAG actgAATGAGCAAGCAAGTGAGGAAATATTAAAAGTTGAACAGAAATACAACAAACTTCGCCAGCCATTCTTTCAGAAGAGGTCAGAACTGATCGCCAAAATCCCAAACTTCTGGGTCACAACATTTGTCAACCACCCACAAG TCTCTGCTCTTCTtggagaggaagatgaggaagcaCTTCACTATCTGACCAGGGTGGAAGTGACCGAGTTTGAAGATATCAAGTCAGGATACAGAATAGATTTT TACTTTGATGAAAACCAGTACTTTGAGAACAAAGTTCTGTCCAAAGAATTTCACCTGAATGAAAGCGGAGACCCTACTTCAAAGTCAACAGAAATCAAATGGAAATCAGGAAAG GACCTCACAAATCGCCCCAGCCAGACACAGAGCAAAGCTGGAAGAAAGAGGCAACATGAAGAGCCAGAGAGCTTTTTCACCTGGTTCACAGATCACTCTGATTCAGGAGCAGATGAGTTGGGAGAGGTCATCAAGGATGACATCTGGCCTAACCCATTACAGTACTACCTG GTGCCCGATATGGACGATGAAGGTGAGGGTGAAGATGACGACGATGACGAAGAGGGGCTTGAAGACATAGATGAGGAAGGTGAAGATGAtggtgaggaagatgatgaggatgaagatggAGATGAAGGAGAG GATGATGATGGGGAAGATGACTAA
- the slc25a25a gene encoding calcium-binding mitochondrial carrier protein SCaMC-2-A isoform X2: MTIDYKEWKNHPSLKPAESLPEIILYWKHSTIFDVGENLMVPDEFTSEEKLTGVWWRHLVAGGGAGAVSRTFTAPLDRLKVLMQVHGSCSSNMCIMSGLTQMIKEGGMRSLWRGNGINVIKIAPESALKFMAYEQIKRLMGSRQENLGIMERFVAGSLAGVIAQSSIYPMEVLKTRLALRTTGQYKGISDCAKQIFLKEGMAAFYKGYVPNMLGIIPYAGIDLAVYETLKNTWLQRYGTSRTDPGVFVLLACGTISSTCGQLASYPLALVRTRMQAQATLEGNTKATMSGLFKQIVQTEGPSGLYRGLTPNFLKVIPAVSISYVVYEHIKSTLGVQSR; this comes from the exons ATGACCATTGACTACAAGGAGTGGAAGAACCACCCATCGCTGAAGCCTGCAGAAAGCCTCCCTGAAATTATTCTCTACTGGAAACACTCCACG ATCTTTGATGTGGGTGAGAACCTCATGGTGCCTGATGAGTTTACCTCAGAGGAGAAACTGACTGGCGTGTGGTGGAGACATCTGGTTGCTGGTGGAGGTGCGGGAGCTGTGTCTCGGACGTTTACTGCACCTCTAGACCGACTTAAAGTGCTCATGCAG GTCCATGGTTCATGCAGCAGCAACATGTGCATCATGAGTGGCCTTACTCAGATGATTAAAGAAGGTGGAATGAGGTCATTGTGGAGAGGAAATGGCATCAATGTAATCAAGATTGCCCCCGAGTCTGCTCTCAAGTTCATGGCCTATGAGCAG ATCAAACGTCTAATGGGTAGTAGACAGGAGAACCTGGGGATCATGGAGCGCTTTGTTGCTGGCTCTTTGGCAGGTGTCATTGCTCAAAGCTCTATTTATCCAATGGAA GTTCTGAAAACTCGATTGGCTTTGAGAACGACTGGGCAATACAAGGGTATCTCGGATTGTGCAAAACAGATCTTCTTGAAGGAAGGCATGGCTGCCTTTTACAAAGGATATGTGCCAAACATGCTGGGCATCATACCTTATGCTGGCATTGATCTGGCTGTGTATGAG ACATTGAAGAACACCTGGCTGCAACGCTATGGCACAAGCAGGACAGACCCTGGCGTCTTTGTTCTCCTGGCCTGTGGAACCATATCTAGCACCTGCGGCCAACTGGCCAGCTATCCCTTAGCATTGGTCCGCACTCGTATGCAGGCACAAG CCACGTTGGAAGGCAACACCAAAGCAACCATGTCTGGCCTCTTCAAACAAATAGTCCAGACAGAGGGCCCTTCTGGTCTGTACAGAGGTCTGACTCCTAACTTTCTGAAGGTCATCCCAGCAGTCAGCATCAGCTACGTTGTGTATGAGCACATTAAATCAACGTTGGGGGTGCAGTCGCGATGA
- the slc25a25a gene encoding calcium-binding mitochondrial carrier protein SCaMC-2-A isoform X1, with amino-acid sequence MLCLCLYVPVQNPDPVEVEYFESNGLPSELKSLFKISVFLPSQEFSTYQKWRSKTVKRETKDLDGQLDFEEFVHYLQDHEKDLKLVFKTLDRKNAGSIDAKEIMESLRDLGVHITQQQAEKVLKSLDKNGTMTIDYKEWKNHPSLKPAESLPEIILYWKHSTIFDVGENLMVPDEFTSEEKLTGVWWRHLVAGGGAGAVSRTFTAPLDRLKVLMQVHGSCSSNMCIMSGLTQMIKEGGMRSLWRGNGINVIKIAPESALKFMAYEQIKRLMGSRQENLGIMERFVAGSLAGVIAQSSIYPMEVLKTRLALRTTGQYKGISDCAKQIFLKEGMAAFYKGYVPNMLGIIPYAGIDLAVYETLKNTWLQRYGTSRTDPGVFVLLACGTISSTCGQLASYPLALVRTRMQAQATLEGNTKATMSGLFKQIVQTEGPSGLYRGLTPNFLKVIPAVSISYVVYEHIKSTLGVQSR; translated from the exons ATGTTGTGCCTGTGTCTTTATGTGCCGGTTCAGAACCCGGATCCCGTCGAGGTCGAATATTTTGAGTCGAACGGACTACCGTCGGAGCTGAAGTCCCTCTTCAAGATCAGCGTGTTCCTTCCTTCTCAGGAGTTTTCTACGTATCAAAAATGGAGATCG AAAACGGTGAAAAGGGAAACCAAGGATCTGGATGGACAGTTAGATTTTGAAGAGTTTGTACACTACTTGCAAGATCATGAAAAAGACCTGAAGCTTGTCTTCAAGACCCTGGACAGGAAAAATGCTG GTTCTATTGATGCAAAGGAAATCATGGAGTCACTGCGAGATCTTGGTGTTCACATCACACAGCAGCAAGCTGAGAAAGTGCTTAAAAG CCTAGACAAGAATGGCACGATGACCATTGACTACAAGGAGTGGAAGAACCACCCATCGCTGAAGCCTGCAGAAAGCCTCCCTGAAATTATTCTCTACTGGAAACACTCCACG ATCTTTGATGTGGGTGAGAACCTCATGGTGCCTGATGAGTTTACCTCAGAGGAGAAACTGACTGGCGTGTGGTGGAGACATCTGGTTGCTGGTGGAGGTGCGGGAGCTGTGTCTCGGACGTTTACTGCACCTCTAGACCGACTTAAAGTGCTCATGCAG GTCCATGGTTCATGCAGCAGCAACATGTGCATCATGAGTGGCCTTACTCAGATGATTAAAGAAGGTGGAATGAGGTCATTGTGGAGAGGAAATGGCATCAATGTAATCAAGATTGCCCCCGAGTCTGCTCTCAAGTTCATGGCCTATGAGCAG ATCAAACGTCTAATGGGTAGTAGACAGGAGAACCTGGGGATCATGGAGCGCTTTGTTGCTGGCTCTTTGGCAGGTGTCATTGCTCAAAGCTCTATTTATCCAATGGAA GTTCTGAAAACTCGATTGGCTTTGAGAACGACTGGGCAATACAAGGGTATCTCGGATTGTGCAAAACAGATCTTCTTGAAGGAAGGCATGGCTGCCTTTTACAAAGGATATGTGCCAAACATGCTGGGCATCATACCTTATGCTGGCATTGATCTGGCTGTGTATGAG ACATTGAAGAACACCTGGCTGCAACGCTATGGCACAAGCAGGACAGACCCTGGCGTCTTTGTTCTCCTGGCCTGTGGAACCATATCTAGCACCTGCGGCCAACTGGCCAGCTATCCCTTAGCATTGGTCCGCACTCGTATGCAGGCACAAG CCACGTTGGAAGGCAACACCAAAGCAACCATGTCTGGCCTCTTCAAACAAATAGTCCAGACAGAGGGCCCTTCTGGTCTGTACAGAGGTCTGACTCCTAACTTTCTGAAGGTCATCCCAGCAGTCAGCATCAGCTACGTTGTGTATGAGCACATTAAATCAACGTTGGGGGTGCAGTCGCGATGA
- the gle1 gene encoding mRNA export factor GLE1 isoform X1 yields the protein MAVESLRFQTIEALKNSSKGQLKYYKDWAEKGEDPLAGCNVSPSLSPQSEIILKRLSSRVSRQNLSLPSPTRDASPAQSEASLGFHAVPQSLESPASPCTPPPPSSSTGNDTSKEDDKNNAPEPNVDFSPVPASSPPPTISLLSPKATQMAGFIRMCEENQRAQAKAQLNLRQELQVRMMAAVASRESEQLKRYEELMELKQRQEHQSMMDMIEKETQESLGRQEKLKEEQQKRIKILNLRMREAEQQRLREAELERQRQADGRERLRTLNAIQEEVLQLNQLLEPATSTQTAPTTDHASYITRGNQLCSQVSEVVRATVGGDFPSMEDMSVVERALQEMRSLVRALQEEKAQAEERRKKEQMEEEERRKQAEMQAQQEAQKKSAALSKAKAKKQGLQTNADDCTMKFYKDLQDASNQCAQFIEDINNTKDMQTKKLRMELQKAATIPVSQISSTSGSKLREVFDKLDKLLSGRPLVSGGRSISVSQHPQALNYVSYKLAEKFVKQGEEEVASHHEAAFPIAVVASGIWELHPKVGELFLAHLHKKCPYSVPYYPAMKEGTLLEDYQRKLGYRVDAAGVEAQDSFLKRMSGMIRLYAAIIQLRWPHGNKQVPHPHSLNHAWRWLAQMLNMEPLAEVTATLLFDFLEVCGYALMNQYQGQFWKLLFLLKEDYFPRIEAITSTDQMGAVIRLKQFLEDSLRSKRILPPKGHLDPGFWRS from the exons ATGGCTGTTGAGAGTTTACGATTCCAGACGATCGAAGCGCTGAAGAATTCGTCGAAGGGACAGCTGAAGTATTACAAGGATTGGGCCGAAAAGGGAGAG GATCCTTTGGCAGGCTGCAATGTGTCTCCCAGCCTTTCACCTCAGTCAGAAATCATCCTGAAGCGGCTGAGCAGTCGTGTTTCCCGTCAGAACCTCTCCCTGCCTTCCCCTACTCGTGATGCAAGCCCTGCGCAGTCGGAGGCATCGCTTGGCTTCCACGCCGTACCACAAAGCCTTGAGTCTCCAGCTTCTCCGTGTACCCCCCCTCCGCCAAGTTCCAGTACAGGGAATGACACATCG AAAGAAGATGATAAAAATAATGCACCGGAGCCAAATGTTGACTTCAGCCCAGTGCcagcctcttctcctcctcccaccATTTCCCTGCTATCCCCAAAAGCAACACAAATGGCTGGCTTCATCCGCATGTGTGAGGAGAATCAACGTGCTCAAGCCAAG GCACAGCTGAACCTAAGGCAGGAGCTCCAAGTACGCATGATGGCTGCAGTAGCTAGTCGAGAATCAGAGCAGCTGAAGCGATATGAAGAGTTAATGGAGTTGAAACAGAGACAAGAACACCAAAGCATGATGGACATGATTGAGAAGGA GACCCAGGAAAGCCTTGGTCGTCAGGAGAAACTAaaagaagaacaacaaaaaagaattaAG ATCCTAAATCTGCGCATGCGAGAGGCAGAGCAGCAACGCCTGCGGGAGGCTGAGCTAGAGCGGCAACGACAGGCTGACGGCCGGGAGCGGCTGCGCACACTGAACGCCATCCAGGAGGAGGTTCTGCAGCTCAACCAGCTCCTGGAACCAGCCACCTCCACACAGACTGCACCCACTACTGACCACGCCTCCTACATCACCCGGGGAAACCAGCTATGTTCTCAGGTGTCTGAAGTGGTGCGAGCCACCGTTGGG GGTGATTTCCCAAGCATGGAGGACATGTCTGTGGTGGAACGAGCTCTACAGGAAATGAGGTCACTCGTGAGGGCACTGCAGGAGGAGAAGGCACAGgctgaggagaggaggaagaaggagcagatggaggaggaggagcgacGTAAACAAGCAGAGATGCAGGCCCAACAGGAGGCGCAGAAGAAGAGCGCGGCTCTTTCTAAAGCTAAAGCCAAGAAGCAGG GATTGCAAACCAACGCTGATGACTGCACCATGAAGTTTTACAAGGATTTACAGGATGCTTCCAACCAGTGTGCACAGTTCATTGAAGACATTAACAACACTAAGGACATGcag ACAAAGAAATTGAGGATGGAGCTCCAGAAAGCTGCTACTATCCCAGTCAGTCAGATATCCAGTACATCAG GATCAAAACTGAGGGAAGTGTTTGACAAGCTTGACAAGCTTTTGTCAGGCAGACCTTTGGTGTCTGGTGGCAGGTCAATAAGTGTATCCCAGCACCCTCAAGCCTTGAACTATGTGAGCTACAAACTGGCAGAGAAATTTGTG AAACAAGGTGAGGAAGAAGTGGCATCCCATCACGAAGCTGCATTTCCCATTGCCGTAGTTGCATCTGGGATATGGGAACTCCACCCAAAGGTGGGTGAGCTTTTTCTGGCTCACCTCCATAAGAAGTGTCCTTATTCGGTGCCATATTATCCGGCCATGAAAGAAGGCACTTTACTGGAGGACTACCAAAG GAAACTGGGATATCGTGTGGATGCCGCTGGTGTTGAAGCGCAGGATAGTTTCCTAAAAAGGATGTCAGGCATGATCAGATTGTATGCCGCCATCATCCAGCTGAGATGGCCCCATGGCAATAAACAAGTG CCTCATCCTCATTCGTTAAACCATGCATGGCGCTGGTTAGCCCAAATGTTGAACATGGAGCCCCTGGCTGAGGTCACTGCTACACTGCTATTTGATTTCCTTGAG GTATGTGGCTATGCCCTCATGAATCAGTACCAGGGCCAGTTCTGGAAACTGCTTTTTCTCCTTAAGGAAGATTATTTCCCAAG GATTGAAGCCATTACCAGCACTGACCAAATGGGTGCAGTCATAAGGCTAAAGCAGTTTCTGGAG GACTCCTTGAGAAGTAAAAGAATCCTGCCTCCCAAAGGTCATCTGGACCCAGGCTTCTGGAgatcataa
- the gle1 gene encoding mRNA export factor GLE1 isoform X2 yields the protein MAVESLRFQTIEALKNSSKGQLKYYKDWAEKGEDPLAGCNVSPSLSPQSEIILKRLSSRVSRQNLSLPSPTRDASPAQSEASLGFHAVPQSLESPASPCTPPPPSSSTGNDTSKEDDKNNAPEPNVDFSPVPASSPPPTISLLSPKATQMAGFIRMCEENQRAQAKAQLNLRQELQVRMMAAVASRESEQLKRYEELMELKQRQEHQSMMDMIEKETQESLGRQEKLKEEQQKRIKILNLRMREAEQQRLREAELERQRQADGRERLRTLNAIQEEVLQLNQLLEPATSTQTAPTTDHASYITRGNQLCSQVSEVVRATVGGDFPSMEDMSVVERALQEMRSLVRALQEEKAQAEERRKKEQMEEEERRKQAEMQAQQEAQKKSAALSKAKAKKQGLQTNADDCTMKFYKDLQDASNQCAQFIEDINNTKDMQTKKLRMELQKAATIPVSQISSTSGSKLREVFDKLDKLLSGRPLVSGGRSISVSQHPQALNYVSYKLAEKFVKQGEEEVASHHEAAFPIAVVASGIWELHPKVGELFLAHLHKKCPYSVPYYPAMKEGTLLEDYQRKLGYRVDAAGVEAQDSFLKRMSGMIRLYAAIIQLRWPHGNKQVPHPHSLNHAWRWLAQMLNMEPLAEVTATLLFDFLEVCGYALMNQYQGQFWKLLFLLKEDYFPR from the exons ATGGCTGTTGAGAGTTTACGATTCCAGACGATCGAAGCGCTGAAGAATTCGTCGAAGGGACAGCTGAAGTATTACAAGGATTGGGCCGAAAAGGGAGAG GATCCTTTGGCAGGCTGCAATGTGTCTCCCAGCCTTTCACCTCAGTCAGAAATCATCCTGAAGCGGCTGAGCAGTCGTGTTTCCCGTCAGAACCTCTCCCTGCCTTCCCCTACTCGTGATGCAAGCCCTGCGCAGTCGGAGGCATCGCTTGGCTTCCACGCCGTACCACAAAGCCTTGAGTCTCCAGCTTCTCCGTGTACCCCCCCTCCGCCAAGTTCCAGTACAGGGAATGACACATCG AAAGAAGATGATAAAAATAATGCACCGGAGCCAAATGTTGACTTCAGCCCAGTGCcagcctcttctcctcctcccaccATTTCCCTGCTATCCCCAAAAGCAACACAAATGGCTGGCTTCATCCGCATGTGTGAGGAGAATCAACGTGCTCAAGCCAAG GCACAGCTGAACCTAAGGCAGGAGCTCCAAGTACGCATGATGGCTGCAGTAGCTAGTCGAGAATCAGAGCAGCTGAAGCGATATGAAGAGTTAATGGAGTTGAAACAGAGACAAGAACACCAAAGCATGATGGACATGATTGAGAAGGA GACCCAGGAAAGCCTTGGTCGTCAGGAGAAACTAaaagaagaacaacaaaaaagaattaAG ATCCTAAATCTGCGCATGCGAGAGGCAGAGCAGCAACGCCTGCGGGAGGCTGAGCTAGAGCGGCAACGACAGGCTGACGGCCGGGAGCGGCTGCGCACACTGAACGCCATCCAGGAGGAGGTTCTGCAGCTCAACCAGCTCCTGGAACCAGCCACCTCCACACAGACTGCACCCACTACTGACCACGCCTCCTACATCACCCGGGGAAACCAGCTATGTTCTCAGGTGTCTGAAGTGGTGCGAGCCACCGTTGGG GGTGATTTCCCAAGCATGGAGGACATGTCTGTGGTGGAACGAGCTCTACAGGAAATGAGGTCACTCGTGAGGGCACTGCAGGAGGAGAAGGCACAGgctgaggagaggaggaagaaggagcagatggaggaggaggagcgacGTAAACAAGCAGAGATGCAGGCCCAACAGGAGGCGCAGAAGAAGAGCGCGGCTCTTTCTAAAGCTAAAGCCAAGAAGCAGG GATTGCAAACCAACGCTGATGACTGCACCATGAAGTTTTACAAGGATTTACAGGATGCTTCCAACCAGTGTGCACAGTTCATTGAAGACATTAACAACACTAAGGACATGcag ACAAAGAAATTGAGGATGGAGCTCCAGAAAGCTGCTACTATCCCAGTCAGTCAGATATCCAGTACATCAG GATCAAAACTGAGGGAAGTGTTTGACAAGCTTGACAAGCTTTTGTCAGGCAGACCTTTGGTGTCTGGTGGCAGGTCAATAAGTGTATCCCAGCACCCTCAAGCCTTGAACTATGTGAGCTACAAACTGGCAGAGAAATTTGTG AAACAAGGTGAGGAAGAAGTGGCATCCCATCACGAAGCTGCATTTCCCATTGCCGTAGTTGCATCTGGGATATGGGAACTCCACCCAAAGGTGGGTGAGCTTTTTCTGGCTCACCTCCATAAGAAGTGTCCTTATTCGGTGCCATATTATCCGGCCATGAAAGAAGGCACTTTACTGGAGGACTACCAAAG GAAACTGGGATATCGTGTGGATGCCGCTGGTGTTGAAGCGCAGGATAGTTTCCTAAAAAGGATGTCAGGCATGATCAGATTGTATGCCGCCATCATCCAGCTGAGATGGCCCCATGGCAATAAACAAGTG CCTCATCCTCATTCGTTAAACCATGCATGGCGCTGGTTAGCCCAAATGTTGAACATGGAGCCCCTGGCTGAGGTCACTGCTACACTGCTATTTGATTTCCTTGAG GTATGTGGCTATGCCCTCATGAATCAGTACCAGGGCCAGTTCTGGAAACTGCTTTTTCTCCTTAAGGAAGATTATTTCCCAAGGTAA
- the zdhhc12a gene encoding palmitoyltransferase ZDHHC12-A isoform X1 has translation MCQRVFRAGCAVRAGHVAVTWVVSWTLFLHDTDLRRCEEKGELARPAGFALLVLLSVLLYFAASLMDPGFVRADCELTATSDGHAELEDMMPGASTSCQLRRCGYCLLLQPMRAKHCRVCKHCVRRYDHHCPWIGNCVGERNHRWFLLYLVAQLLALLWAVQTSWSGIIFAPTWKLWLTQNVFLLAALAFTGVFSGVVILLLGSHLYLASISTTTWEFMSRHRISYLKNFDMDENPFDRGVMCNLWNFFCVCRTVTWEKVHSRFSRNSL, from the exons ATGTGCCAGAGAGTATTCCGGGCCGGCTGCGCGGTCCGGGCCGGGCACGTCGCGGTCACCTGGGTCGTGAGCTGGACCCTGTTCCTGCACGACACGG ATCTGCGGAGGTGCGAGGAGAAGGGGGAGCTCGCCCGGCCGGCGGGGTTCgccctgctggtgctgctgtccGTGCTGCTGTACTTCGCCGCTTCCCTCATGGACCCGGGCTTCGTTCGCGCAGACTGCGAGCTGACG GCAACCTCTGATGGCCATGCAGAGCTGGAGGACATGATGCCCGGAGCTTCTACGTCATGCCAGCTTCGGAGGTGTGGATACTGTTTACTCCTG CAGCCAATGAGGGCCAAGCACTGTCGGGTGTGCAAGCATTGTGTGAGACGGTatgaccaccactgcccttggaTAGGGAACTGTGTTGGTGAGAGAAATCACCGATGGTTCCTCCTCTACCTTGTTGCCCAGCTCCTGGCGCTGCTCTGGGCTGTGCAGACGTCTTG GTCAGGCATCATCTTTGCACCGACATGGAAGTTGTGGTtgacacaaaatgtatttctcttGGCGGCTCTGGCCTTCACTGGAGTCTTCTCAGGTGTGGTGATTCTCCTGCTTGGCTCCCATCTGTACCTGGCCTCCATCAGCACCACCACCTGGGAGTTCATGTCCCGCCACCGTATTTCATACTTGAAAAACTTTGATATGGATGAAAACCCTTTTGACAGGGGAGTCATGTGTAACCTGTggaactttttttgtgtttgtcgtACTGTGACTTGGGAGAAGGTTCATTCCAGATTTAGTAGAAACTCATTGTGA
- the LOC114799084 gene encoding protein cereblon homolog: MAGVRRLQLFLLVALRGLQTASACGAPAAETGFLLCRACGHEVALESDASAVPSRLALSHRNDTAAGDRRVTVQLFENPRGRRFHVVTFRRADVLKHWPADAHFTWFPGYAWTVATCPRCKAHLGWAFQPSEWPSTVTKAEFEDSEKTFVALVAERLLQEDFAASLLLRPKSFQG; the protein is encoded by the exons ATGGCCGGCGTGAGGCGGCTGCAGCTCTTCCTGCTCGTGGCGCTGCGCGGCCTGCAGACCGCGTCGGCGTGCGGGGCCCCGGCGGCCGAGACGGGCTTCCTGCTGTGCAGGGCCTGCGGGCACGAGGTGGCGCTCGAGTCGGACGCCAGCGCGGTGCCCAGCCGCTTGGCGCTGTCCCACCGCAACGACACCGCGGCCGGCGACAGGCGGGTCACCGTGCAGCTGTTCGAGAACCCGCGGGGACGCCGCTTCCACGTCGTGACGTTCAGGCGGGCGGACGTGCTGAAGCACTGGCCGGCGGACGCGCACTTCACCTGGTTCCCCGGCTACGCGTGGACCGTGGCCACCTGTCCGCGCTGCAAGGCGCACCTCG GTTGGGCGTTTCAGCCGAGCGAGTGGCCGAGCACGGTCACTAAAGCGGAGTTCGAAGACTCTGAGAAGACGTTCGTCGCCTTGGTCGCTGAGCGTCTCCTGCAGGAGGACTTCGCCGCGTCCCTTCTCCTCAGGCCGAAGTCATTCCAGGGTTGA